The Podarcis muralis chromosome 16, rPodMur119.hap1.1, whole genome shotgun sequence genomic interval GCGAtacctgcattccagggggttggactagatgaccgctggggttccctttccaactctacgattccaactctgcagtttgaTGGTTCTATGTTTAGACATGCAAACAGCGACTTcagccagcagagggcagcagcCTCATGCTTCCCCTTGGTAGGCACCCACAAAAATGGGTGCGCATGCCCAGATTGCAAGTGTGCCCCACCTCTGCTCCTGCAAGCAAGACTctctatctctctcacacacactgctAGGAAGCAGGACTTGGACTCTTGTGAGTTTCTTTCCTTGGACTCTGCTCCAAACAGGGCAGGAGATGATGGGCTCAAGAATACTGCCAGGTGCTCAAGATGGCCTGTGAGATGATGTGACCTTTAGGGAAAAAGAGATAAGCGTCCACAGGattattctctctgcagggaACAGACTTATCCTTGGAATACAGGAAGGAATCTTTTTGCTTTTTAAGAGGTGAGAGCAGCCAAAAGAAGCCCCTCCCATAGCACTGCTAGCTTCTTCCTCTTAAGCCCCAGCCCTATTCTTGCTGCCCTCTCTCGCCTGATCCCAGGCTTCACAGGGGAGGCTACGGCTCAGTGGCAGGGAAGCTGCTTGGCACGCAGAAGGAGCCAGGCACAATCTGACCCCAGCTATATTTCAAATTCTCAAAACCTTTATTGGCGTATATACAAGGCTCCAATAAGGTCCAGTACAATAAAATCACTCAGCAAAAACGTTCACGAATCTTCATCATGTGTTGCAGAAACCTGGCTACTATCTCCATCTTAGCCCCATCCTGAGTAAACATAAGGAAGGCTACCTTGCATTCATCTGAATGCTACTCCCTGCTAACAACCAACTGATTAATGAACTTAGATCAAATTGTTTGATACCAGGGGCAAAAGAacaaagtgcttttttctgggggggacgcatacccctaattttttgtgtgaatctttgtacttttctccatttactgtattttttcccccaatttgaactataaaatggtgatttcctcaagtcaaaatgagagtacccctaaacattttttaaagaaaaaaaagcacagtGCACAACTGATTCTATTTGTCTCTGTCCACAGGGTCATAGTCTCTGCGCAAATGGTATTTTCTGAAATCTCCCCTGTAGTATTGCTGAAAGTAATACATTCAGTCTTGCCGGCATGTACACCCTGCGCTGATTCAGGTTGATCAAATGGGAGAGATAAGTTGCCACTGGCTGTCCACCCAACTTTGCAGAGTTGCGGGGATAAAACAGGAAGAGCGCTCTGGCACTTCCTAAAAAAGGAACTCACTGGAAATAGGAAGAGAACTCTGGTTCCTTCGAGGAAATAATTTGAACATCTAGGTCTGGCTCAAACTTTTGGGTGAAGAAGAAAGTGAAGAAGAGGGCGGGGGAGAGatggtggtgcccagaacagaTTATTGCATGCCTGAAACTCTCAAGTCCAAAAAAAACTGCAGGGGGGAAACGAGGCTGATTTTGacttgggtcaaagacccagtttggcgcTCATCTCCACACGCATTTGCGTACACACAAAAgtcacaggctgggagcctcaatggcacccctctggaggttTCACCCGGGGCAAAAAACATGGCTAGTCCCCCTGTAGCTACGGCTCTGAAAAACTGCACCCACACCTGACTGCAACTGGaatcccctctgcccccccccccccgattgcctGTCACAGAGCACTTGGCTTTGGTGAGGGCTGGGCGGTGgcaccagacacacacacacacacacacacacacacacacacacacacacacacacacacacactgccagccAAGAAAGTGCCCCCTCGCTGCTCAGCTGTGATCCTGGGGCAGGGACGGATCAAGGCTTCATGGAGGAGGAATCTTCCAGCTGCCATGGCCCCCACCTGCCTAGCCAGCCCCTTCGAAGCTATTGTGGCATTACAGACAAGAGCCGGCTGCTCTGCAGGCCCAGAGACTGGGCCTTGCGggtctccacccacccacccacccctcctcgCTTGCTCCGGGCTGCTTCTTGGCCCCTGGGACCAGCTGTAAGCAAGAATGTTGGCATGAGCCCAGGGCAAAGATAAGCTGGAATGCTTGGACTGCAGGAAACCCTTTTCTAAATGGGGATGGGAAGGAATGCCTCATCGAGCCGCACACCGGCATTCCTGGGGGTGACTGCACCAGACGGGAATCAGACCAGCTTCCAATCATAAAGTCCTTTAAGGGCACAAGAGAGacttccgtctctctctctctctctctctctctctctctctctctctctctctctctcggcagcCAGCGTCACTTTTCCCAGCACACTGTCTCCAGTGtctaggcccccccccccccccattttccctggCCTGCTCCTCCTTTTGAGAGCTACCAGTGTAAAActccccctcctccaccccacATCTAACTTAGTGGCTGTGCTTAGATGCAACACCTaagctgttttttttttgggggggggggactacatcAATTCATCTCCCACTTTATACAAGAGCAGAAGTACCCGCTTTTGTTTTCAAATGAGAATCGTTTTGTGCAAACCACGacaaactattttaaaatacggCTTGTCTGAACGACCCACctccaaaccacagtttcccgttCTGGCTGGCACAAAGCCAATCCTATTTTAAACCGACTAATCAGCTGGACAGCTcggttggttagaacatggtgctgataacgccaagtttGCCaatttgatccccgtatgggtcggctgcatattcctgcattgcagggagttgcgcGGCTagaagatgatcctcaggattccttccaaaAAAAAATCTATGATTCCAACTACAGTTTGTCCTGATTTTGCTAGAACAGCAACTGGTGGTTTGTTGGGAACAGATACTTCCAATCACTTCCTTCTGGCTGAAGATGGAAGGGGGAAATACCTGCTAATGAATGGCTATTCCTAGCCTTGACCTTTTTGAGTCACCTCAAGTTAGCAATAAGAACATGGGGAGAACCGTGCAGGAtcaggcccgtctagtccagaatcctgttctcacagttgcaaaccagatgcctattatgggaaacctgcaagcaggacctgagcacaagagccctcagccctcctgcggtttccagcaaatggttttcataaagcattgctgcctccaacaatggaggcaagagcagaagccaccctggctagtagccatcaatagccctttcctttccaggaacatgtccaatcctcttttaaagctatccaagatggtggccatccctgcctcctgtggcagggagttccacaggttaacgcTTTGCTGCATAAAGAAGgaatttcttttatctgccctgaatcttccaacatttcactTCATGGGATGGGCCATATATTttagtgctatgagagagggaggaaaacctttCCTCTATTTGCTTTCTCTTGGCCACCTTCACTTTCAGGGTGAAAATTCCGAATATCTTTCAACATTTCCATGACAACAGGGAAAACCATCACATTAACTGAAATAGCACTCTTTTTCAGAGATAAAAACCCACGAACCGGACAGGTGACTTGTTATTTATATCATACAATCCTCAATGAAACGGAGCCGGGAGTTTTCTGCATTTGCAATACGCACAAACATAATTTGCACCTGTCAACACCCTGATACCTAACATGCAAGCTTCCTTGCCCTCAGAATTCAATTGTTGGCATGGATGCATAGGGGGACAGGACGGCTCGCTACATAAACCCCACCACAtggaaatcccttgcagacgaccacagtgcctggagacggaCATCCGGGTCGTGCATCCacaatgaccagaggaggaatgaccgctgggaggaacgCAGAAGAGAAGAAacaccctggtgcatctgcagcagcaaaaccggacgccttcatctgccccggctgcaatgaaacatgtctctcccatatcggtctctacagccctAGCAGGAGCTGCAAccttccagtggtttgacttcacccccaaaggcacactcctctacTGTCCCCCGAGACAGACAAGATGCCAACTCTAGGGAGCTGTGTCCTGTGGAGCCTCAGGCTAAGAAGGACTTGCACTGAACCCTAATCTTCCCCACTGAAAGCACTACACCTTTCCAGGTTCATCCAGGTTGAAGTTTCTGGCTTTGCTGTGTAGTCAACGACAGCCCGTCTTGTTGGCACTGGAGGAGCACAGGGttattaaacttttaaaatactaaagtgtgtgtgtgtgtgtgttttgggggggggggggaatgaacaggcAGCTGCAGATCTCCAAAAATCAACTTTAatgcaagggatgcaggtggaaCATTCAACAGCTCCCTCTGCTTCTGACACCGAGCTGCACTTTTGACCCCCCTCCGAGGTCTTAGCAGGATCTAATCCCAATAAGCAGCTCTGGGCAGACTCAGCCAATCATGTTCCATCTACAGGGTTAAGAAACTGGCCCATCTTCCTTCAACCTTCTGGCAGAGGGCAGGGTGGGCGAAATCATTTATCCCTCCgacccaaacacacacagagaggttgatgtcattttttgggggggtgggggggaggctgtAATGCCAACCCCCAACTATATCTCCTTCCATCCTTGGCAGGCCTGGAGGGTAACAAAGACCATCATAAACCTCCCTTCTCTTCAGACACAACGTACAACCTTCAAATCTTCAAATCCTTTCCCATGCACAAGTCCTGGATTTTCTGAGCCAAACAGACTGCAGGGTCTAGCTCATGCCTGGAGACCTTCATGCCAACCGTGGAGCCCACCCCTGCCAGAATATCAGTGCAATATGGAGAACCCCCCCTTTCCACTCAATGCCACCCCCCATCACCTCCCTATCAATTTCTTGCCCAGTGCCTgcatggcgtggggggggggggaaggggagcgTTAACCCTTTGCCACCGGGATGTGAGCAGCTGGTCCCATTAAATCCCATTATAGCACCACTTTGTAAAggcacagggtgggtgggtggagggggaagtgatgtcaaaaaaacaacaaccacctcttAGGCAAAGCAGGAAGTGATGCGTCAGTCTGAGGTGTCGAAACAGGTGGTGGTGCATGTTCTCAGAAAGTGACTGTgatggcgtggggggggggcagtgaggaGGTCACCCTAGGGTTGCCAAGGCTGGGTGGCGTCACCCAAGAAGTGGGGGCTGGCCCCACAACGATCcagaggccctgaaccaggaccCAAACACCACTGGGTGCGAGGAACTAATGGACACCCTCTCGAGTGTCGACCGGGAAAGCCACCTGCGGGAGTTAAAAGCACCAAGGTGTGGGCCTCAGCCCAGGTGAGCCCCTCGTCAGACAGGTGCTGGGACTGGCACCACCCCTGGCACCCACCCCTGCAGGCTCTCGTCTAGAGAAGAGGATACTGACAGGCGATCCCTCCCCAGCACCACACAAAACGACTGCCTCAAAGATAGCAGATGTattaaaacatttctttaaaaaacgaAATCATCTGTGGGTTTGGGGTGGCGTCTTTTGTTCTCGTGGGGCGGGGGAGTTCAAAGTCGAGTTCCTGATGGCAGGCGGCCCACCCAAGGGCTGGGCAGAGTCAAGAGGCGGGGGGGCCCTCCCGCTCGACAGGGAGGTGGCATCATTCGTGCCTGCGCTTGGAGGGCGGCACCAGGTGAGAGGGCAGTTCGGCAGGCAGCTCGTGCCCCTCCAGCTTGACCTTGATGAGGTGGTTGGCGAGGGCAAACTCCTCATCGTCCAGAAGCCCGTCCTTGTCCACGTCCGCCAGCTTCCAGATCTTGCCCAGGACAGTGTTGGGCAGCTTGGACTTGACCATCTCCTTCTTGGCGCTGGCGCCCGTGATCTTGCCGTTGACGGGCGAGAGGGTGTAGAAGATCTCGTCGTACGTGGGCTTGTCCTTGCTCACCACCCACTCCAGGTCGTCGATGCCCTCGCCCGCCCCCTCGCCGTAGCCGTGGCCGAAGGGCCCGTTCATGGTGCCCTCGAAGGCCCCGCCCTTCACCACCTGCGTGGGCATCTGAGCCTCCTCCTGCCGCACCATCACCATCAGGCGAGCGATGTCGTTGGCCAGCATGTCGTCCACCGTGTCCAGCAGCTTCAACTTCAGCGGCTGGAACTTGCTGAAGTCCTGCGTAAGCAGCTGCTCCTGGGGGGACAACAAGGTGGGCATGTGAAGAGCATTCTGTTCTTctttttgtatataaattttattagattttctgttttacaatttaaagtacagtggatgctcgggttgcaaacgtgatccatgcggaaggcacatttgcaacccacagcattttcAACCCGCAGcactgtgtctgcgcatgcgctgaaacccggaagtaaccggtTCCGGCGTGTCCGTAACGcgaaaatgcacaacctgaagcgtccataACCTGAGGTAAGACTGTACTCATTTTTTACATCATTAAAATATAAAtgacttctctttccatggttcattttatgtatcataaatccctgcatattttacaaaaactacatACCATTCATCATTCCATTATTTCATTCAccataacttatttacactgttgaatttatcttaatgctaccagcgaTTTCAGCTGTAcgcagttatttcccatatattcaataaacgtgtTGCAATCTTccctaaacgtatgttcttcttgttctcttactctatatgttaaatctgcaagctgtgtgtattctgtcaacttaaacCGCCACtctggttgggacctcactcgttttccatttttgggctgacAAAACACAGGTCGCAGTAggggcatacataaataacctttttttgacacctgggaatttcagtctgaattatccccaacagaaaggactggttttttttgggggggggggagtactttaaaacatttgttttcaattcattatggatcatttcccaatactcttttaaccTTTTACAAGTCCaacacatatgaaagaacgttccctcaacctctttgcatctccagcacatatctgattcagtcttctaCATCTTTgcaagcctactcagagttaaataccacctgtaaatcatttttaaGTAGTTccccttcaaagaataacatgctgtgaactACAAATCACTTCTCCAGAGTTTTTCCatccagtattctgttctcaaCAGTGGCCAAACGTCCCTAAGAACCTGGAAGTTCAGAAAGACTGCCTCTGGGTCTGGAGGTTCCATTGGGAATGTTAACAAGCAGCCTGGATGCTGCTGGGTCcccactagtccagcatcctggtctcacagtggctgaccttaatgggaaacctgcaagcaggacctgcacaagagcaacactctaCCCTCCCGTGGTTTCCTGcgactggtcttcagaagcatcgcCGCCTCTTGACTGCGGGGGAAGAGGAGCCCACCTGCAGCATCAGTCCAAAGGGCCCGAGCGCAACAGcaccactctccccacttgccgTCCCCATAGCAACTGGTGCTCAGAGGCAGGAGGTCTGTGGTCTTTAAGCTGGCAGGCAAAAATCACAACTAACATCATAAGGAGAGCCTAGCCGCCAATTTTCAGCATCgtgatgtatcaccagctaaacaccgcgatgtatcacaatgtctgaaacaaggatggagcaatgtagaggcattggctggcttcacggttttcctcGCGCAATTCTTTCCagcgcctgctcttgtgattcgcaggatgggggggggggggagttaacagGAGCTGCAGGAATCAAGATAAGCATCAtttggcttcacagtttcccctaCCATTGTGATTcttgcaacacacacaaacatgcagcaAGACTCCAGGACCGCCTTGCTCTCCAGGCAAACCCAAGCCCCACCCGCTCCTGTCCCAAACGCACTATACAGGTCAACAACATCCCTCCATACCTGCATTTTCCTGAGGTTGGGGAAATCCCCCGGCGAGATCTGGTGCTCCCTCTCGATCTTCAGGTAGATCTCCCCCAGGTTGCTCACCAGCtccttcttcttgctctctttccCGAAGACGTTGGGCATCTCCTTCTTCAAGGAGCTGATGATGTAGGCATGGACCTgcaaggggggtggagagcagaggCTGAGAACTCAACAACTGCAGGTGACAAAAGcggctgcaaaaataaataaaagatgggCGAGACTAGGCCTGGTGTGGGGAGCCTGtctccctccagatattgctggactacaaatcccatcacccctggctttTGGGTCGGGtgtcctgaggctgatgggagttagagtccagcaatatctggagggagaCCGGCTCCCCACACCTGGGCTAGATAACTGGTCTTCAACAGAAGGACAGCCCTGCCCATGCCATGCCAACCCCAAGGGCCCCACTTTTGCCCTTGGAAATGGGTCCCATCCTGCTACAGAGGAGTCCCGGCTCTCGAGAAGCTGAAGACCACTGACCTAAACAGGACATTGGATGAGGGTGAACCAATGGGCCCTCTGCCCttgattaaattaaaataaaatgctgcccatctgactgggtggccccagccactctgggcgtcctcccacaaaatataaaaacacctgagaacatcaaatgttaaaattttcccaatacagtggtacctcgggttaagtacttaattcgttccagaggtcctttcttaacctgaaactgttcttaacctgaagcaccactttagctaatggagcctcccactgctgccgcaccgtcagaccatgatttctgttctcagcctgaagcaaagttcttaacccaaggtactatttctgggttagtaagtctgtaacctcaagcatatgtaacccgaggtaccactgtatagggctgcctacagatgtcttctagaagtcagatagttgtttatttccttgacatctgacaggagggcgttccacagggtgggcgccactaccgagaaggccctctgcctggttccctttaaccgcacttctcacagtgagggaaccgccagaaggccctccaatctggacctcagtgtctgggctggacaaggGAGGTGGTaccactccttcaggtatacagggctgaggccgtttagggctttaaaggtcagcaccaacactttgaattgtgctaagAAACAGACTGAAAGCTTTCTCCCCTGCAATCCAGGGAGCCACCTGGGACGGGCACCCTTCCTCCATCACTGGGCAGCCGGAGCACACCTCCCCAGCCTTGAAGGACAGGAaaaagctcccccaccccctggggACGGGCACCCACCTTGGCCAGCCTGGCCCGCTTGATGAGGTCGTTGAGCTTTCTTAAGGCGGCGTTTCGCGGGAGGGACTGGATGTCCTTGAAGAGGTCTTGCTCCTCCGCCTCGAAGAGCTTCCGGTTGTCCGGGATGAGGAGCGGGTGGGACCAGAAGGAGCCAATGTAGACACGCACCACCTCGGGCGTGTTGATGATCTTGCCCAGCGACCACATGAGGGCACCGTAGACCCGCATCAGCTGCTGCGTCTCAATCTGGTCCGCCTTGTTCAGCACCACCCGGATCTTGTCCTCGTGGTTCTTCAGGGCCTTGATCACCTCGGAGAACTCGTCCGAGATGTCCAGCTTGTGGGCGTCAAAGAGGAGGATGATGCGGTCCACCCGCTCTGCAAACCACTCCAGGACTGCCGCAAAGTcgtagcctgggggggggggggagaggaaggcggCATAGAATCAGAGAGTCGGAAGGgcccccaaccccctgcaatgcaggaatacgcaggcCGCCCCTATGGGGATTGAAActgcgaccttggcattatcaacaccagCTGAGCTAACTGGTGATGCAAATTTTATTGAAACAACTGCCAAGTATAAAGTGTTGTCTTCCAGGACTAATACCTGTCCGGGTGTTTCAAGACTTGCATGCAGTCATCTGCAGGGCAGCAAAACAGACTTGGAAAATATTTGCAGATTAAGCTCACATCAGTCTagtggttcccagttagctaagtactatggacccctgtttttcaaaagccaagctatGGACCTTTTGCTTCTGAACCTTTCGATATCTGTATGGCAGTTTTTGTTATGTCAATGGTGCCATGGGTGGGTTACGTGGACCCCCTGCGGTCCACAGAGCACCAGTTGGGAAGCACTGATCTATAGCATGAAAGGGGAGGGTCTGGAGCTCATGGGCAGAGGATACctgtcctgcatgcagaaggcctccaGTTCAATCCCCACGAGCATCGCCAGGTACGAACACCCCCAGCCTGACCCCCTGGAGAGCCgcagctgtcagtcagtgtagacccagcctctccttccctcctagGTGTCCAAATTTATTTTAAGCTGTGTTTCCAAAAGCCTCATTTATTTTGTGCTGCCTTTTCCTTAATCTAGGCTGCATTTCAGAGACTTGTTCTTGCACGGAcagcctttttatttatttattttaattggccTCGGTTTTTTAAACATGTACACGGTGCTTGTACTATTGGATTTTATAAACAGTTTTTGTGAGCTGTATGCTTTCTTCGACAGactaaccccccaccccaccccctaaaaGCAGCCTGTTAACTCAAAAAGGACCAGCTGAGAAGCAAGGCGGGTTGCCATCCTGGGTGGATCCCAAGGGAGATCTGCAGCAGTGTACAATTCAGGGAGCTGATCCAAGTGGAGACAAGGCAGTAGAGGCAAGGCAGGCCCACCTTTAACCTTCCATGCTACAAGCTAAAATATAAATTCCTGGCTGGAGATATAAAGGCAGCAGCATGGCTTGCTATCCATTGAAAggtattagtaaaggtaaagggaccctgatcatcaagtccagtcgtgaccgactctggagttgcggcgctcatcttgctttattggccgagggatccggcatacagcttccaggtcatgtggtcagcatgactaagccgcttctggcgaaccagagcagcgcacggaaacgccgtttaccttcccgccagagcggtccctatttatctacttgcactttgaggtgcttttgaactgataagttggcaggagcaggaaccaagcaacaggagctcaccccgtcacggggattcaaaccgccaaccttctgatcagcaagtcctaggctctgtggtttaacccacagcgccacccgcgtcccatttgaaAGGTATTGGAAGACACTAAATGCAGTTCTGTTTTGAGATCTGGACCTCACAACGCTGGGACCATTGGTCTTATGGAGCAACAGACAACCCGCATCCAAGAGAGTCATGCAGACAAAAACCACCACCACTTTTCAATCAGCCCGGCTTGGTTTTATTACATATGTAACATCGATGGAACGTGGCTTATGGGCTCTGGGGACATGTGGAGGTTTGTGGGATGATACTTTTGCTGAAAAACTTAAGGTTAAAAGTTAAATGTAGTTAGACATAtggttcttctctctctctctctcccggtgTGTGTGAAAAGAGATTGTTGAATATTGACTGTTGCTTCTAAATGgtgctttgaaaaaaataaaaaataaaggactGAAGACATCTCTTCTTCGCCTGTGCCCCCAAGCCTATTCTTACCATTTTGGAGAACTCCCCAGAGCCACCACAACACCCCCGCCTGTGCACTGGACAGCCAATCCAGTTTCCCAGCACAGAGGGGTTAACAGGAAGCACAATGCTGCTTACAGGCACTTCTGCTCAATGGGGTTTCCCCCGTTTACATTTCCAAGCAGGGCCCCCAACTTCCCTGCACTTGGactcaaaacacacacattgtGTATAAAGCTGGAAACAAGATGGAGCCCAGTCTCTGCTGCATCTCTGAAACTACAACATGAGATATAGCAAGCATATACCGTTTCCTGAGGGGCAGCTGTGATTAAGTTTGCTGCAGGAAAAACATGGCAATGTGTGGCATTGCAGGCAGtgtttgaaatttgccaggcgcattttgtACCTGGATATCAGCCacttttcttgggagaaaagcaatgactaacctagacagcatcttaaaaagcagaggcatcaccttgccaataaacgtccgtatagttaaaggtatggttttcccagtagtgatgtatggaagtgagagctggaccataaagaaggctgaccgccgaagaattgatgcttttgaattatggtgctggaggagactcttgagagtcccgtggactgcaagaagatcaaacctatccattctgaaggaaatcagccctgagtgctcactggaaggacagatcctgaagctgaggctccaatactttggccacctcacgagaagagaagactccctggaaaagaccctgggaaagatggagggcacaaggagaaggggacaacacaggatgagttggttggacagtgttctcgaagctgccagcatgagtttgaccaaactgcgggaggcagtggaaggcaggagtgcatggcgtgctctggtccatggggtcacaaagagtcggacacgactaaacaacaacaacaatcggccacttgtgaccaagtgaagatgcccaggtgccAGGATGCAACTTTGAGGCATCTGCGCCCTAAATGGCAGCTAGGCGTTCCactttggcgactgtaaccctggtttacggagccatttggcgcctagcttatataccCGATTTTCTAACACTTCCATCTCTACAGTCTTATGACAACCACATCAACTAACCATTTAAAACCAGTATTATCCTAAAGGGAATTGTTTTCAAACTATATAAAACCTTCACAACAATTGGCCACCTCTCCCCTTATCTCATTAAGACTAAAATAGGAGGAAGATTTTGGAGAAGAGCTAGGGGAACAACTtttagctctctgccttgcttggaggGGCAAGGCCTGCTCAGCATGCTGGCTCTCACAGAGTATGGGGGATTCACAATGTACACACAATGTTCATGTGTACATGGAACCTTCATTGGAACAGAATCTCTGCATAAGATGCAA includes:
- the EHD1 gene encoding EH domain-containing protein 1, with product MFSWVSRDARRRKEPELFRTVSEGLKQLYAGKLLPLEEHYRFHDFHSPALEPADWESKPMVLLVGQYSTGKTTFIRHLLEQDFPGMRIGPEPTTDSFIAVMGGESEGVIPGNALVVDPRRPFRKLNAFGNAFLNRFMCAQLPNPVLDSISIIDTPGILSGEKQRISRGYDFAAVLEWFAERVDRIILLFDAHKLDISDEFSEVIKALKNHEDKIRVVLNKADQIETQQLMRVYGALMWSLGKIINTPEVVRVYIGSFWSHPLLIPDNRKLFEAEEQDLFKDIQSLPRNAALRKLNDLIKRARLAKVHAYIISSLKKEMPNVFGKESKKKELVSNLGEIYLKIEREHQISPGDFPNLRKMQEQLLTQDFSKFQPLKLKLLDTVDDMLANDIARLMVMVRQEEAQMPTQVVKGGAFEGTMNGPFGHGYGEGAGEGIDDLEWVVSKDKPTYDEIFYTLSPVNGKITGASAKKEMVKSKLPNTVLGKIWKLADVDKDGLLDDEEFALANHLIKVKLEGHELPAELPSHLVPPSKRRHE